The following DNA comes from Ignavibacteria bacterium.
TAAGAATAAGGCTTTTAAGGATCAAGTTATTTTTCGAATTGAATGACACCGAATCTTTAATGTATATAATTGACAGCGTGAAACATTACATAAAAAGGAAAAAACATATTTTGGGTGTTAACTATTTACTTGTAAACAATTTTTTGAATTCTGTATTAAAACTTCTTAAGCTCAAAAACAAGTATGATAAAGCCTTTTACAGGCTTTTCAGTTCATACCTGAAAAAAGAAGAAGCTATTTACGCCAAAGACTGGATAAATACACAATTGATGCAACTCAGCAAATAATATTTTTATAAATTAAAAATATTTATGAATTGATTAACTATACTATAATAGGCATATTTGAGAGATATGCTTAAAATTTTTGATTGGTTTATTGATAGAATTGAGTTCTTTTTCCTTGAAGTCGGCCGGATTTCGCTGTTAATATGGGGTATTATCATCAGTTTACCCAGGGTTTTCAGAGATAGAAAGCTGATTCTTGATCAGATGGAACATATTGGAGTTGGTTCAATTCCTCTTGTAATTATAATCGGCTTCTTTACCGGTGCGGTTTCTGCCTGGCAGGCGGCATACCAATTCCAGGGATTTATTTCTTTATCATATCTTGGTTCTGCTGTAACAAAAGCTATTTTTATCGAGCTTGGACCGGTTCTAACGGCAATTGTTCTTGCCGGCAGGATCGGCGCATCTATTGCTGCTGAGATCGGGACTATGAAGGTCACAGAACAGATCGATGCGCTTGAATCACTTGCAATTAACCCTGTAAGATATCTTGTAATGCCAAGATTCCTAGCAAGTATCCTGATGCTGCCAGTTTTAACAGTTATTGCCAATACCATTGCTATTCTTGGTGCATTCGGGGTATCATATTTTTTTATGGATGTATCATTCCAGGTATTTTTTACCAGCGCAAAACGTGTATTTGAAATTAAAGATATTGCCGGAGGCTTGATAAAAGCATTTTTCTTCGGAGCTTCAATTTCTATATTAGGTTGTCATGTAGGGCTTCATGCAAAAGGCGGCGCCCTTGGAGTTGGTAATGCGACTATCAGGGCATTCGTACTTGCTGCATCAATGACACTGATACTTGATTATGTTTTATGGACTACAATATTCGGGTAATAAAAATTTTACACATTTTAACTGAAATACTATATAGAGAAAAAGCCGTTTAGTTTTACTAAACGGCTTTTTTAATATCTCAATTTTGAAATAAGTAAATTATGATTTAATACATTTCAACAAGGGCTCTTGCCATGATCATTTTCTGTACTTCACTAGTTCCCTCGCCTATTGTTGTAAGCTTTACATCACGGTATAATTTTTCTACGGGGAATTCTTTAATAAATCCGTATCCGCCGTGTATCTGTATAGCTTCATTGGTAGCTTTGCAGGCTATTTCACTTGCATAATATTTTGCAAGTGAAGCTGCGAATTTAAAATCCTTGCCTTCATCTCTCATTACCGCGGCTTTATAAGTCAAAAGCCTTGCAGCTTCAACTTCAGTTGCCATATCAGCAATTTTGAACTGTATGCCCTGGAATTCGGAAAGTGATTTGCCGAACTGTTTGCGCTGCTTGGCGTATTTAACGGAATGGTCTAATGCAGCCTGTGCAATGCCGACAGAAAGCGCAGCTATTGAAATTCTTCCGCCATCAAGTATCTGCATGCACTGTTTAAAGCCTTCACCTTCTTTTCCTATAAGGTTTTCAGCGGGTACTTTACAGTTATCAAAGATAAGCTCACATGTATCGCTTGAGCGCATTCCAAGCTTATTTTCCTTTTTGCCAACGCTGAATCCTTCGAAGCCTTTTTCTACTATAAATGCAGAAATACCGCGTGAACCTTTGGATTTATCTGTAACCGCAGTAACAACTGCTGTTTCACCAACACCGCCCTGGGTTATAAAACATTTGCTGCCATTTAGAATGTAGTAGTTGCCATCTTTAACAGCAGTTGTTGCCATACCGGCAGCATCACTGCCTGATACATTTTCAGTTAAACCCCATGCGCCAAGTTTCCTGCCTGATGCAAGATCGGGAACATATTTCTTTTTTAATTCATCGTTAGAAAAGGTATAAATATGGTTTGTACATAAACCGTTATGCGAAGCGACAGTTAAGCCCATTGAAGGATCTGCTTTGGAAATTTCTTCAACTATTATAGCATAGTCTAATATAGTTAAATTAGAGCCTTCATATTCTTCAGGGAACATTATACCTAAAAAGCCCATTTCGCCAAGCTCTTTAGCAATTTCCCAGGGGAATTCTGAGGTTTCATCATACTTCATAACCACAGGGGCTATCCTGTTCTGAGCGAAATCACGGGCTAGCTTCTGTATCTCTAAATTACTCTCCGATAAATTAAAATTCATGCTGTATATTTTTTAAGTTATTAATTTTTAATTTAAGTAAACAGCTCATCTACAAAATCATAAGGGGTAACTTCCCTTTCGGAAATTTTTGCGATCTCTTTATCAAGCAGAGCTTTTCTTTCATCAGTCCAGAATTTATTTTCAAGCTTATTGTTTACCAGCTCATTTATCTGCTTTATCAGATTTTCTCTGCGTTTTAGCTGAAGCTTACCTTTTTCTTCAAGATACTTTTTATGCAGCATGATAAAATCATACAGCTCATCAATTCCTTTGTTTCTTGAAGCAACTGTTTTAAGCACGGGTATTTCCCTGTCACTTTCCCTGGTCATTTTCAGATGAAGCATAGTTCTGAGCGCAACTCCAAGCGCTTCTGAGCCTTCCCTGTCTGATTTATTGATTACAAATATATCACCTATTTCCATAAGCCCGGCTTTCATTGTTTGCACTGCGTCACCTGATTCAGGAACAAGCACAACAATTGTTGTATCAGCGGTCTGGGCTATATCCAGCTCACTTTGTCCAACGCCAACAGTTTCAATAATAATGAAATCTTTACCGCTTGCATCAAGTATTTCACAGGCTTCTTTTGCTTTTTTAGAAAGTCCGCCTAAGCTGCCGCGTGTTGCCATTGACCTGATGAAAACATCATCATCAGTACCTGACTCCTGCATTCTAATGCGGTCGCCAAGTAAAGCCCCCCCGGTAAACGGACTGGTTGGATCAACAGCAATAATTCCAATTTTATATCCTTTAGCTCTTAATACTTTAGAAAGCGCATTTGTAATTGTGCTTTTGCCTGCACCCGGAGGTCCGGTGATTCCGATAAGATAAGCTTTGCCGGTATTTTTGTAAAGCTTTTTTAAAAGCTCACCTGCCTGCTTTGATTCATTTTCTACAAGGGATATCCCTCTTGCGACTGCAGTCTTTTCTGAGTTCAGTATTTTTTCAGCTAAATGATCTAACACTTTTTATATAAATATATTATTTTTTGTTCTTGAAAAATTCAGTAGTTATTTTTAAACCGGATTCAATATCTGTTTCTGGCTGCCAGCCAAGCTCTTTACTGATCTTTTCAAAGCTTAAAACTGAACGCATCTGTTCGCCAAGCTTTGCCGGACCGTGTTTTTCTTCAAACTTTGTACCGGCGTAATGATTTATCCTGTCAAAAATGTAATTTACATCTGTTTCACGGGTTGTGGATACATTATAGATCACCGGGCCTTTGGCCTCGAGAGCAAGTACGTTAGCTTTTACAACATCCTTCACAAATACGTAATCACGCGTCTGTTTGCCGTCACCGTTTATCAGCGGCTGAGAGCCGCTTAAGATCTTATCTGTAAAAATAGCAATTACGCCGCACTCACCATGCGGATTCTGCCTGGGCCCGTAAACATTTGCGTAACGAAGCACTACATAATCAAGTCCGTAAACAAAATTATAATAATACAGATATTTTTCTACACAGTTCTTGTTTATACCATAGGGAGCTGAAGGCCTGACAGGATGATCCTCATCTGCCGGGAAATATTCATGCTCGCCGTAAATTGCGCCGCCTGTTGATGCAAAGATGAATTTTTTAACACCGTGAATCCTTGCATTTTCCAGCAGGTTCACAGAACCTGCAATGTTTACATTTATATCAAATTTCGGGTCTTCAACTGATTTCCTGAGATCTATTTGCGCAGCATGATGATTGATAATATCGATCTTATTTTCAGTAAATACTTTCGATATCTCGCTGTCACAAATATCCATTTCGTAAAACTTAGCTTTTGGATTAATATATTCCTTTACCCCGGTTGACATATTATCCACAATAATAACTTCATGACCACTTTCTATATAAGCATCAACAATGTTTGACCCTATGAATCCTGCACCACCGGTTACTAAAACTCTCATTTAAAAATTATCCTTCACTATTATTACAGACCCTTTAAACCTATATCAGTTCTGTTATATTTATTTTCAAAATTTATGTTTGCTGCATTATGATATGCTATATTTATCGCTTCCTTTAGCCCTATAGGTGATATACCGGTAACATTTATGACCCTTCCTCCCGCAGTAAACACTTTTCCATCCTCAAAACTTGTACCGGCATGGAACACTATAGCATCAGGTGAAATGCCTTCAAGCCCTTTAATTTCTTTGCCTGTTTCGTACTCATCAGGATAGCCGGCTGAAGCAAGAACTACTGTGCAGCAATACCCGTTATTAAGTGTCAGCTTATAATCTTTAATTTTTCCTTTAGCTGATGCTGTGAACATTTCTGTTATATCACTGCTTATGAGAGGAAGAACAACCTGAGTTTCAGGATCGCCAAACCGGGTATTGAATTCAATTACATACGGCTCCCCGGTTTTATCTATCATTAAACCGCAATATAAACAGCCTTTGAATTCATTTCCTTCACTTTTCATATACTTCAATACAGGCTCAATGATCTTTGCCCTGATACTTTTCATTATTGCAGGCGTTACAGCTTTATCAGCAGGAGCGTATGCTCCCATTCCGCCTGTATTTTTACCAGTTTCGCCGTCGCCAATTTTTTTATGGTCCTGAGATGCTGGCAGCACTATATAATCTGTTCCGTCACAAATTGCAAATACAGATGCCTCTGTTCCTTCAAGGAACTGTTCTATGACAATGTTGTCTCCTGCAGAGCCGAATATCTTATCATCAAATAATTCATTAACGGTCTTAATAGCATCATCAATATTGGTACAGATAATAACCCCTTTGCCTGCAGCCAGCCCGTCTGCTTTGATGACCAGCGGGTATGTCGCAGTACTGATGTGATCAAACACTTCGGCTTTTTGGCTTAAGCTGAAAGTCTTATATTCTGCAGTGGGAATATTATTGCGCTTCATGAAATCTTTTGCAAATATCTTGCTGTGTTCAAGCTTTGCTGCACTTTTTTGCGGACCGAAGATCAAAAGCCCTTCCTTATTGAATAAATCTACAATACCTTTTTCAAGCGGAACTTCAGGTCCGACAACTGTGAGCTCTATATTATTTTCCTTGACAAATTTGAGTAACCCTTCGATATCATCTGCTTTTATATCAACACAATTTGCAAGCTCATTAATACCGGCATTGCCCGGTGCGCAAAAAAGCTCAGTAACATTCTTGCTCTGCTTAAGCTTCCATGTAATTGCATGTTCTCTTCCGCCGGAACCTATAACAAGTACTTTCATATCAGGCACTCACCTCTTCACTTTTATAAAGCAGGTTAAATTCATTTGCAAGTTTGCCGGTCAGGCGTTTGCGGTCATACATACCGGTTACCTGCTCATTCGGCACAGGCAGGCTGCCTGCCTTAAATTTTTCGTAGAAATTTAATATTGCATCAGCTATTGCAGCTGCATCATTGGGTTCAGTAAGTATAACAGCGCCATGCATATCAAGTGATCTTCTTGCTACGCCTTCAGGCACACAAGCAAGGATCGGTTTATTAGCGCCGAAATATTCATACAGTTTACCTGTTGAGTGAAGGTCTGAGCGCTCGCTTTTGTTTATCATCATCCAAAGAACATCTGATTCTGCCAGGTATTTTGTACAAACTGAGTGTTCAACATATCCGACTATATTAACAGCTTCTTCAAGTCCCTGCTGTTTTATATAATCTTTATACTGCTCAGGGAAAGTACCAATGAAGTATGCTTTAATATTGCTTTTCAGCTCAGGTAATTTCTCAACAGCAAGCTTTAAACCATCAATAAAATGTTTAGGTGTGTAATAATTAAGGAAACTGCCTGAATATGAGATCCGCATTTTTTCATTATGCTTTACTGCAGTCCTGTTAAAATCATCAGGGTCAAATCCTTGCGGAATTACGGAGACTTTTTCATCATTTACAAACGGGTATCTTAAGTGGATCAGCTCTTTTATCTTATCATTTATTGTTATAATCTTATCCGCGCATTTCAGCACACCCGTTTCCAGGGTTTTATGTTTGCTTTTATGCAGAGGGGTTGGATAAAAATTATTTGGGCAGTCTATCCATGAATCCCTGTAATCAATTACCAGGGGGATATTGAATTTTTCTTTAAGTTCGCAAGCTATCAGAAAATCAGTATAAGGAGGAGCTGTTGCATAAAGCATTTCAATATTGTTCTCTGTTATAATTTTAGAGGCAAGCTCAACAGCTTTGGTTTTCCATAATATTTTTGAATCGGGTATTAAGAAGGTTTGCGAAATATTGCTTAATAACTTGCGGTTTGAATCATTTTTAAATTTAACAACCTTGTGGCCATTGGTTTCAAGCTCGCCTGAACCAGTGCGGTAAATTTTTACACCGGCTTTTTCGACCTCATGCAATAAACAATAATCACTCGCAAGGTACAGTTTTGGAGTTACCGTTAGGATATAAGGCTGCCACTCATATAGATTCAGGTATTTGGCGAACTTAGCAGTTCTTTGAACGCCGCCCATACCCATTGGCGGAAAGTAATATGATATTATTAATACTTTCTTCAATAATCCGTGAATTTTTCCAAAAATCTGTTTTTTTGAGTAATTTCAAAGTTAATTAAAAATTGAGTTTCATTCAATTTATATAGTAATGCACTATAAATCGAACATATAAGCCTTATATATTGTGAATATTGAATTTATTTTAATAATCTTTCAACAATTAAAAAAGATTGTGAAATTCTAACTGGCAGACAGACAAAAGGCGAACTCAACTGAGTCCGCCTTTTATTGAATGGCTTCCGAAGCTTATAACCACCAGTGTTATAATATTTCGGTCCATTCGGGGAAATTAGAAGGAAAAATATGTGTGTTATTACGGGGATAATAAACTTGGTTGATATGTATTCTAAAAAATTGTTTTTCCACAATTCCATGTTTAAAATACCCGGTGAATCTTTGAAATTTATGATTACCCAGCCACAGGCTGAGTTCATTAATGTATACTTCCGAAATCTGTATTAAACAGGTTACATCCGTATTCATATTTCTTGTTGTAATATATGTACAGGTTCTAACCCACACGTATATTCCAGTTTTAAGTTCACCGGGGAATTATAATATTATTAACCTCAATAATTTCTTTTTGTGAACCTTTATTTAACAGAACGCTGAATCCTGTATTCTTGTAATACAATTTGCGTGCCATGAATTCTGTTGTTATTTTTTAATATTTTTAAATAAGAGCCTGTACATTTTCATAATGTATGACAATTATTTCAGACAGAATTGTCAAACCAATTTCAAAAAAATTGGTTTGTAGAAATTCAAATTACATATAGATGTTATACCAGCGTTTATGAAAAATTAATTTTTGCAGAAGATAGTTATGAGAACCCTATTTGTATACCAAAGGTTTTTAATTATTAATGCAATAATAAAAATATATTACCAGCCTATCAAAAATTATACCGCTTAAAAATTATAAGCCATAAAGTTTCAGAAAAAAAATTCGATGAAACAATTCTCTTTTAAAGGGAGGACAAAATGAAAAAACACATCTTAGCCGCATTTGCGCTGTTAGCGCTTTGCATATTCACTAACATTTCAAGCGCCCAAATCACCACCTACAGCTTTACCAACAGCTCTGGTATGGTGATAACAGGCGTAAGCATTTCACCAAATGACGCCAATACATGGGGTACTAACCTGAACACCACAGGAAACGTGGCTGTTGACAGGTCATTTGAATTCACGCAGCCTCTTGACAGGGCAAACTGTATATATGATGTCAGATACCAGGGTGAGGACGGCACTTATTACTACCTCCAGGATGTAGATCTCTGTACTACAACTACAATTACACTCACTAATCCTGCCCAGGATGACAGAGGAAAGATGAAATAAACATCACCTGAATTAACCATAGCAGGCAGCAGCCCGTGGGGGGCAATTTTATACTGCCTGAAAATAAAAAGGGGTTAGTCTCCCCTTTATATAAAAAAACCCCGCCATTTCGCCAAGGAAATGAGCGGGGATTTTTTGTGAATCAAGAATTGAAAATTTTTTTATAAAAATTCAATGAACTGATTTTAGAAATACTTTGTTGGGGAATATGAAAAGTCTAACAAACATTTTATAATTTTTCTGAAAGAGGTTACCATGAAACAGATGATCTTCGCTGCAGCTTCACTTCTAACGCTTTGTATTTTCAGCTCTTCATCTTACTCACAAAACCTGGTTTACAAAGTCACAAACAATTCAGGTATGATATTGAAAGGTGTGCGGGTTTCACCCAACGATGCTAATAACTGGGGATTCAATCTTAACATCAGCGGGAAAGTTGGAATTAATCAGTCATTTGAGTTTACACAAAAAGTTGACAGCACAAATTGTATTTACGATATTCGCTATCGCGGCGAAGATGATAAATACTATTATATGCAGGATGTTGATCTTTGTAATTCAAAAACCATAATTCTGCTTCCTCCTACTGAGTTGGAATAACCTTAGGAATAATTTAACAGTTTAATTATCAAAAAACCCCGCCATTTCACCAAGGAAATAAGCGGGGATTTTTTATATCCTTAATTATTGTGATTGTAAAACATTATAATTAGGCGGATACCTACAGTGTCGAAATATTATTCCTGCAAACTTACTCACCCACCTGCTTCACAACTCAACTATTTATCTTCTCAAGAATATACATCTTTATCTTATCCTTATGAATCCTCTCCTGCTGCATACTGTCACGTTCGCGGATTGTAACGGTATCATCTTTTAAAGTGTCGTAATCAACAGTTACACAGTAAGGAGTTCCGCATTCATCCTGCCTGCGGTAACGCCTGCCCACTGCGCCTGAATCATCATAAAATACCTTAAATGACTTCTGCAGTTCTTGAGTAATATTTTGTGATATTTCCTGAAGCCCGTCTTTGTTAACCAGCGGGAAAACAGCGCACTTTATCGGCGCAAGCTTTGGGTGAAAGTGCAGAACTGTACGAACTTCTGATTTACCTTCTGATGTCGGAGCTTCATCTTCATCAAATGCATTGCATAAAAATGCCATAAATCCGCGCGTTGCGCCGGCTGATGTTTCTATGACATACGGTATAAAACGCTCTTTGTTCTGCTCATCAAAGTAATCCAGCTTTTTGCCGCTGAACTTGGTGTGCTGGCTTAAGTCAAAATCACTGCGGTTATGTATTCCTTCAATTTCACCGAAGCCAAAGGGAAATTTGAACTCAATATCAACTGCGGCCTTGGCGTAATGCGCAAGCTTATCTGCCGGGTGCGGGGCAAAGTTCAGATTCTCACGCTTAATACCGAGATCAACCCACCACTGTATGCGGCGCTCTTTCCACTCATTATAAAGCTCATCATCACTGCCGGGCTTTACAAAATACTGCATTTCCATCTGTTCAAATTCACGCACTCTGAATAAGAAATTCTTTGTGTTAATTTCATTGCGGAATGCTTTTCCTATCTGGGCAATACCGAAGGGCAGTTTCTGCCGGGTTGATTCCTTTACATTGCCGTAATTCACAAATATTCCCTGCGCTGTTTCAGGCCTTAAATAAGCAATTGAATCTTCGCTTTCAATTGCCCCTATATATGTTTTGAACATCAGGTTGAACTTACGCGCATTTGTGAAAGTACCTGTATTACCGCAATTGGGGCATGTTATATCAGCTGTAAAAAGATCAATATTATCACTGAAATAATTATTTATCGATGCTTCATTGGAAGAAGCCTCTTCATAGCCTAAAGTGGTTTTAATTTTATCTTCAATGTGC
Coding sequences within:
- the purD gene encoding phosphoribosylamine--glycine ligase — encoded protein: MKVLVIGSGGREHAITWKLKQSKNVTELFCAPGNAGINELANCVDIKADDIEGLLKFVKENNIELTVVGPEVPLEKGIVDLFNKEGLLIFGPQKSAAKLEHSKIFAKDFMKRNNIPTAEYKTFSLSQKAEVFDHISTATYPLVIKADGLAAGKGVIICTNIDDAIKTVNELFDDKIFGSAGDNIVIEQFLEGTEASVFAICDGTDYIVLPASQDHKKIGDGETGKNTGGMGAYAPADKAVTPAIMKSIRAKIIEPVLKYMKSEGNEFKGCLYCGLMIDKTGEPYVIEFNTRFGDPETQVVLPLISSDITEMFTASAKGKIKDYKLTLNNGYCCTVVLASAGYPDEYETGKEIKGLEGISPDAIVFHAGTSFEDGKVFTAGGRVINVTGISPIGLKEAINIAYHNAANINFENKYNRTDIGLKGL
- a CDS encoding glycosyltransferase, producing MKKVLIISYYFPPMGMGGVQRTAKFAKYLNLYEWQPYILTVTPKLYLASDYCLLHEVEKAGVKIYRTGSGELETNGHKVVKFKNDSNRKLLSNISQTFLIPDSKILWKTKAVELASKIITENNIEMLYATAPPYTDFLIACELKEKFNIPLVIDYRDSWIDCPNNFYPTPLHKSKHKTLETGVLKCADKIITINDKIKELIHLRYPFVNDEKVSVIPQGFDPDDFNRTAVKHNEKMRISYSGSFLNYYTPKHFIDGLKLAVEKLPELKSNIKAYFIGTFPEQYKDYIKQQGLEEAVNIVGYVEHSVCTKYLAESDVLWMMINKSERSDLHSTGKLYEYFGANKPILACVPEGVARRSLDMHGAVILTEPNDAAAIADAILNFYEKFKAGSLPVPNEQVTGMYDRKRLTGKLANEFNLLYKSEEVSA
- a CDS encoding acyl-CoA dehydrogenase → MNFNLSESNLEIQKLARDFAQNRIAPVVMKYDETSEFPWEIAKELGEMGFLGIMFPEEYEGSNLTILDYAIIVEEISKADPSMGLTVASHNGLCTNHIYTFSNDELKKKYVPDLASGRKLGAWGLTENVSGSDAAGMATTAVKDGNYYILNGSKCFITQGGVGETAVVTAVTDKSKGSRGISAFIVEKGFEGFSVGKKENKLGMRSSDTCELIFDNCKVPAENLIGKEGEGFKQCMQILDGGRISIAALSVGIAQAALDHSVKYAKQRKQFGKSLSEFQGIQFKIADMATEVEAARLLTYKAAVMRDEGKDFKFAASLAKYYASEIACKATNEAIQIHGGYGFIKEFPVEKLYRDVKLTTIGEGTSEVQKMIMARALVEMY
- a CDS encoding ABC transporter permease, yielding MLKIFDWFIDRIEFFFLEVGRISLLIWGIIISLPRVFRDRKLILDQMEHIGVGSIPLVIIIGFFTGAVSAWQAAYQFQGFISLSYLGSAVTKAIFIELGPVLTAIVLAGRIGASIAAEIGTMKVTEQIDALESLAINPVRYLVMPRFLASILMLPVLTVIANTIAILGAFGVSYFFMDVSFQVFFTSAKRVFEIKDIAGGLIKAFFFGASISILGCHVGLHAKGGALGVGNATIRAFVLAASMTLILDYVLWTTIFG
- a CDS encoding NAD-dependent epimerase/dehydratase family protein produces the protein MRVLVTGGAGFIGSNIVDAYIESGHEVIIVDNMSTGVKEYINPKAKFYEMDICDSEISKVFTENKIDIINHHAAQIDLRKSVEDPKFDINVNIAGSVNLLENARIHGVKKFIFASTGGAIYGEHEYFPADEDHPVRPSAPYGINKNCVEKYLYYYNFVYGLDYVVLRYANVYGPRQNPHGECGVIAIFTDKILSGSQPLINGDGKQTRDYVFVKDVVKANVLALEAKGPVIYNVSTTRETDVNYIFDRINHYAGTKFEEKHGPAKLGEQMRSVLSFEKISKELGWQPETDIESGLKITTEFFKNKK
- a CDS encoding glycine--tRNA ligase, coding for MKNDSKSKQGSNASMDKIVSLAKRRGFVFQSSEIYGGLNGCWDFGPLGVELLNNIKQAWWQAMTYRDDVEGLDASILMHPRVWEASGHVENFTDPMVDCKQCKARYRVDLLFETLPKKSKKHIEDKIKTTLGYEEASSNEASINNYFSDNIDLFTADITCPNCGNTGTFTNARKFNLMFKTYIGAIESEDSIAYLRPETAQGIFVNYGNVKESTRQKLPFGIAQIGKAFRNEINTKNFLFRVREFEQMEMQYFVKPGSDDELYNEWKERRIQWWVDLGIKRENLNFAPHPADKLAHYAKAAVDIEFKFPFGFGEIEGIHNRSDFDLSQHTKFSGKKLDYFDEQNKERFIPYVIETSAGATRGFMAFLCNAFDEDEAPTSEGKSEVRTVLHFHPKLAPIKCAVFPLVNKDGLQEISQNITQELQKSFKVFYDDSGAVGRRYRRQDECGTPYCVTVDYDTLKDDTVTIRERDSMQQERIHKDKIKMYILEKINS
- the meaB gene encoding methylmalonyl Co-A mutase-associated GTPase MeaB, with amino-acid sequence MLDHLAEKILNSEKTAVARGISLVENESKQAGELLKKLYKNTGKAYLIGITGPPGAGKSTITNALSKVLRAKGYKIGIIAVDPTSPFTGGALLGDRIRMQESGTDDDVFIRSMATRGSLGGLSKKAKEACEILDASGKDFIIIETVGVGQSELDIAQTADTTIVVLVPESGDAVQTMKAGLMEIGDIFVINKSDREGSEALGVALRTMLHLKMTRESDREIPVLKTVASRNKGIDELYDFIMLHKKYLEEKGKLQLKRRENLIKQINELVNNKLENKFWTDERKALLDKEIAKISEREVTPYDFVDELFT